The Ziziphus jujuba cultivar Dongzao chromosome 7, ASM3175591v1 genome includes a region encoding these proteins:
- the LOC107434657 gene encoding probable esterase KAI2, producing MGIVEEAHNVKVLGRGQEFVVLAHGFGTDQSVWKHLVPHLVEDYRVLLYDNMGAGTTNPDYFDFERYATIDGYAYDLLAILEALQVQSCIFVGHSLSAMVGLVASVVRPDLFSKIVTLSASPRFLNDEDYYGGLEQHELDQLFVAIEANYQAWCSGFAPLAVGGDLDSVAVQEFSRTLFNMRPDIAFSVGKTVFEFDTRQLLKHVTVPCHIIQSAKDMAVPVVISEYLHQNLGGKSVVEVVSTEGHLPQLSAPDIVIPVLVRHIRHDIAE from the exons atgggaaTCGTGGAGGAAGCTCACAACGTGAAGGTTCTGGGACGCGGACAGGAATTTGTGGTTCTAGCCCACGGCTTCGGCACGGACCAGTCGGTTTGGAAGCACTTGGTTCCCCACCTCGTGGAAGACTACCGGGTGCTTTTGTACGACAACATGGGTGCTGGAACCACAAACCCCGACTACTTTGATTTCGAAAGGTACGCAACCATCGACGGCTATGCCTATGATTTGCTTGCCATACTTGAAGCCCTTCAAGTCCAATCCTGCATCTTTGTCGGTCATTCTCTCTCCGCCATGGTCGGCTTAGTCGCTTCCGTGGTTCGTCCTGATCTTTTCTCTAAGATCGTCACGCTCTCCGCCTCTCCaag GTTTTTGAACGATGAGGATTACTATGGAGGATTAGAACAACACGAATTGGACCAACTTTTCGTAGCGATAGAGGCGAATTACCAAGCATGGTGCTCCGGTTTCGCTCCGCTGGCGGTGGGAGGAGACTTGGACTCGGTGGCGGTACAAGAATTCAGCCGGACGCTGTTCAATATGAGACCGGACATAGCTTTTAGCGTTGGAAAGACTGTATTCGAGTTCGACACGAGGCAGCTACTTAAGCATGTAACCGTCCCCTGCCACATTATCCAGAGCGCCAAAGACATGGCCGTTCCGGTTGTCATTTCCGAATACCTGCACCAGAATCTCGGCGGCAAGTCCGTCGTCGAGGTAGTGTCGACCGAAGGTCATCTGCCCCAGCTGAGCGCGCCCGACATAGTTATTCCGGTGCTTGTCCGACATATTCGACATGACATAGCTGAataa
- the LOC107434669 gene encoding probable esterase KAI2, translating into MGILEEAHNLKVVGTGQQILVLGHGFGTDQSVWKHLIPHIIDDYKVILYDNMGAGTTNPDYFDFERYSTLEGYAYDLLAILEELQVDSCIYVGHSVSAMVGLIASITRPDLFSKIIMIAASPRYLNDVDYYGGFEQEDLDQLFEAMGANYKAWCSGFAPLAVGGDMDSMAVQEFSRTLFNMRPDIALTVAQTIFQSDMRQILKMVTVPCHILQSVKDLAVPVVVSEYLHQNLGGESIVEVMSSDGHLPQLSSPDIVIPVLLRHIRYDIAI; encoded by the exons ATGGGAATACTGGAAGAAGCTCACAACTTGAAAGTTGTGGGAACGGGGCAGCAAATCTTAGTCTTAGGCCATGGCTTCGGCACAGATCAATCCGTTTGGAAACATCTCATTCCTCATATCATCGATGACTATAAGGTCATTCTGTACGACAACATGGGTGCCGGAACGACAAACCCGGACTACTTCGATTTCGAAAGGTACTCCACGCTCGAAGGCTATGCCTACGATTTGCTCGCCATCTTAGAAGAGCTTCAAGTCGATTCCTGCATCTATGTTGGTCACTCTGTTTCCGCTATGGTCGGTCTCATCGCATCCATAACCCGTCCTGATCTTTTCTCTAAGATCATCATGATCGCCGCTTCCCCGAG ATATTTGAACGATGTGGATTACTATGGAGGTTTCGAACAAGAAGATCTAGACCAGCTTTTCGAAGCCATGGGTGCGAACTACAAGGCGTGGTGTTCCGGATTTGCACCGCTGGCGGTAGGTGGGGACATGGATTCGATGGCGGTGCAAGAATTTAGCCGGACGCTCTTCAACATGAGACCTGACATAGCCTTGACCGTTGCTCAGACTATATTTCAAAGCGACATGAGGCAGATATTGAAGATGGTCACCGTCCCTTGCCATATCCTTCAGAGTGTCAAAGATCTTGCTGTACCGGTGGTGGTTTCTGAATACCTGCATCAGAATCTCGGCGGAGAGTCGATCGTGGAGGTAATGTCGTCGGATGGTCATCTTCCTCAGCTCAGCTCTCCCGATATTGTGATTCCGGTACTGCTCCGGCACATTCGCTATGACATAGCAATCTGA